Proteins found in one Candidatus Binatia bacterium genomic segment:
- a CDS encoding cupin translates to MPRLIEQPSIIEAAGTKPKRIEEYFGRVNSGHESASVARMKSPQGWLEPGQRPEFEELTVVLAGMLEVEHAAGKLQVRAGQAVVTAPGEWVRYSTPEDGGAEYFAICLPAFAPDTVHRDAD, encoded by the coding sequence ATGCCAAGGCTCATCGAACAACCATCGATCATCGAAGCGGCCGGGACCAAGCCCAAACGCATCGAGGAATACTTCGGGCGCGTGAACTCCGGACACGAGAGCGCGAGTGTCGCGCGAATGAAGTCGCCGCAGGGCTGGCTCGAGCCGGGCCAGCGACCGGAATTCGAAGAGCTGACCGTCGTGCTCGCCGGGATGCTCGAAGTCGAGCACGCAGCCGGCAAGCTTCAGGTACGCGCCGGGCAGGCCGTCGTGACCGCGCCCGGCGAATGGGTCCGGTACAGTACCCCCGAGGACGGAGGCGCCGAATACTTCGCGATCTGTCTCCCTGCGTTCGCACCCGATACCGTCCACCGCGACGCCGATTGA
- a CDS encoding VIT and VWA domain-containing protein has protein sequence MFEDLHAFPVGAPLLALLLFGGVLIRPSTSSGSQVPPPPPPGWSAEAPLGLEALGPDGARLGPCPLEHTDVQAEIAGFVTRVRVKQTFSNPFEEPIEAVYTFPLSSDGAVDAMTIRAGERTISGDIRRREEARKIYEDAKSAGKLAALLDEERPNIFTQSIANLMPGESIDVEIQYVESLDYADGRFEFSFPMVVGPRFVPGAAAEREGTGWSPDTDRVTDASRVTPPVAPQGVRAGHDVSLSVELAAGLPIADLRSRLHEVDVEEVDGTRRRVRLRNRNEIPNRDFVLEWTVAGEQLASGVLVHRPEGDVDGYVTFLLVPPERVAPVEAAPREIVFVVDRSGSQSGKPLAQAKAAILYTIGRLNPRDTFQLVSFSSAVEKLFDAPRPATAANRRAAKSYVEALQANGGTMMAEAVREVCADRAPENRLRIVSFMTDGYVGNDHEVLGLVQKLRGRSRWFPFGTGNSTNRYLLDHMARVGGGEVEYVLLDEDPEAAARRFYDRIAAPVLTDVRIDFEGLAIRELAPHRLPDLWAHKPLIVHARYTEPGAGRVVLRGFRQGEKWERALEVELPARSTTNAPIASMWARARVDELLALDLRGLQRGEFVEAFRDEVVSIALAHHLLTPFTSFVAVEEKIVNEGGKTRTVTVPVEVPDGVDRGAIFVEVSATMGPAAALAMAPGMKLRALGYTQGAPAVAREEERYRPSAEVTRGGRVDGVRKDVRARALLSGPGSDKLGRLLVAQLEEAPENTAELSVRVTLTPGVNPEAERALAKAGLRIGLVFGQEVVGTISVADLEALVALGWVERVDLA, from the coding sequence ATGTTCGAAGATCTGCATGCCTTTCCCGTCGGAGCGCCCCTGCTCGCTCTGCTCCTGTTCGGTGGTGTTCTCATACGCCCGAGCACGTCGTCCGGATCCCAGGTTCCACCGCCGCCGCCCCCGGGGTGGAGCGCCGAGGCTCCCCTGGGACTCGAGGCGTTGGGTCCGGACGGTGCTCGGCTGGGCCCGTGCCCGCTCGAGCACACCGATGTGCAGGCCGAGATCGCGGGCTTCGTCACGCGGGTTCGGGTGAAGCAGACGTTCTCGAATCCCTTTGAGGAGCCGATCGAGGCAGTCTATACGTTCCCGCTTTCGTCGGACGGCGCCGTGGACGCAATGACGATTCGCGCGGGGGAGCGCACGATCAGTGGGGATATCCGCCGCCGCGAAGAGGCGCGCAAGATCTACGAGGACGCGAAGAGCGCCGGTAAGCTCGCGGCGCTCCTGGACGAGGAACGCCCGAACATCTTCACGCAGTCGATCGCGAACCTCATGCCGGGCGAGTCGATCGACGTCGAGATCCAGTACGTCGAGTCCCTCGACTACGCGGACGGGCGGTTCGAGTTCTCGTTTCCGATGGTTGTCGGACCGCGCTTCGTGCCGGGCGCGGCCGCGGAGAGGGAAGGGACGGGGTGGTCGCCCGATACCGATCGGGTTACGGACGCTTCGCGCGTGACGCCGCCCGTGGCACCGCAGGGTGTACGCGCCGGGCATGACGTTTCCCTCTCGGTGGAGCTCGCGGCAGGGCTCCCCATTGCGGACCTGCGATCGCGATTACATGAGGTCGACGTAGAGGAGGTCGATGGCACCCGGCGCCGCGTTCGCCTTCGTAACCGGAACGAGATCCCGAACCGCGATTTTGTTCTGGAGTGGACGGTCGCGGGAGAGCAGCTCGCAAGCGGAGTGCTCGTCCATCGCCCCGAGGGCGATGTCGACGGCTACGTCACCTTCTTATTGGTTCCGCCCGAGCGCGTCGCGCCGGTCGAGGCCGCACCGCGTGAGATCGTATTCGTCGTCGACCGGTCCGGCTCGCAGTCGGGGAAGCCTCTCGCGCAGGCGAAGGCCGCGATTCTCTACACTATCGGAAGGCTGAACCCGCGCGACACCTTCCAGCTCGTCTCCTTCAGCAGCGCGGTTGAGAAGCTCTTCGATGCGCCGCGCCCGGCGACCGCGGCGAATCGGCGAGCAGCGAAGTCGTATGTGGAGGCACTCCAGGCCAACGGCGGCACCATGATGGCCGAGGCGGTGCGAGAGGTCTGCGCGGATCGGGCACCGGAGAACCGGCTGCGTATCGTGTCCTTCATGACCGACGGGTACGTCGGCAACGATCACGAGGTCCTCGGTCTGGTTCAGAAGCTGCGCGGCCGGTCGCGCTGGTTCCCGTTCGGAACCGGCAATTCGACGAATCGCTACCTGCTCGATCACATGGCGCGCGTAGGCGGCGGTGAGGTGGAGTACGTCCTGCTGGACGAGGACCCCGAGGCGGCCGCGCGCCGGTTCTACGACCGTATCGCGGCACCCGTTCTGACGGACGTCCGCATCGACTTCGAGGGCCTGGCTATCCGGGAACTCGCCCCGCACCGTCTGCCCGACCTGTGGGCGCACAAGCCGCTGATCGTGCACGCGCGTTACACGGAGCCGGGAGCGGGGCGTGTCGTCCTGCGAGGATTCCGTCAGGGGGAGAAATGGGAACGCGCGCTCGAGGTGGAGCTCCCGGCTCGATCGACGACGAATGCGCCCATCGCTTCGATGTGGGCCCGGGCACGGGTGGACGAGCTGCTCGCGCTTGATCTTCGCGGGCTGCAGCGGGGCGAGTTCGTAGAGGCTTTCCGAGACGAAGTGGTGTCGATTGCGCTCGCCCATCACCTTCTCACGCCGTTCACTTCATTCGTGGCGGTCGAGGAGAAGATCGTGAACGAAGGGGGGAAGACGCGAACGGTCACGGTCCCCGTCGAGGTCCCCGACGGTGTCGACCGCGGCGCGATCTTCGTCGAAGTCAGCGCAACGATGGGCCCGGCTGCGGCTCTGGCGATGGCTCCCGGAATGAAGCTGCGCGCACTGGGATACACCCAAGGCGCTCCGGCGGTCGCGCGGGAAGAGGAGCGGTACCGGCCGTCGGCGGAAGTCACGCGAGGCGGGCGCGTTGACGGGGTGCGGAAGGACGTGCGCGCCAGGGCTCTTCTCTCTGGCCCCGGTTCGGACAAGCTGGGCCGTCTCCTCGTCGCTCAACTGGAAGAGGCGCCAGAGAACACCGCGGAGTTGTCGGTGCGGGTGACTCTCACCCCCGGCGTGAACCCCGAGGCCGAGCGGGCGCTGGCGAAGGCCGGGCTCCGGATCGGGTTGGTGTTCGGCCAGGAGGTGGTGGGCACGATCTCGGTGGCCGATCTCGAAGCGCTGGTGGCGCTCGGGTGGGTGGAGAGGGTCGACCTCGCCTAG
- a CDS encoding potassium/proton antiporter: protein MEPLETSLFLTAGGLLLVTAALTSPLSHRLGIPSLLFFLVVGMMAGSEGLGGIPFESYDDAYRIGTIALVLILFDGALNTPVAALRRSLAPAGLLATVGVVLTAGITAGIGILVGLPVPIAVLTGCVVSSTDAAAVFSVLRGGGIHLRGQLGPIIEVESGLNDPMAVLLTMVGTEIILGTTTLGGETGFFLAQQLVIGAAGGVAIGYGGQFLLAGIRLPSPGLYLAFTVAFAFLAYGLPSSVGGSGFLSVYIAGILLGDGPLPYRPGVRRVHEALAWLAQITMFLLLGLLVFPSRLAAVWEDGLAVGFALALVARPAAVLITLLPIRLPFPHKLFISWVGLRGAVPIILATYPLLRGVPDAYLIFDVVFFAVLVNNFIPGSTVAWLAKKADLADPRPTAPPASVELFSHGEYPGEFVWYNLDARSAVSGAYVRDLPLPDNTVVTLILRGPDVVPPRRDSSLSPGDYVCLFTQTDDQSFLNLLFGRPTNESL from the coding sequence ATGGAACCGCTCGAAACCTCTCTCTTTTTGACGGCAGGCGGTCTCCTCTTGGTCACCGCGGCGCTCACCAGCCCCCTCTCCCACAGGCTCGGCATTCCGTCCCTGCTCTTCTTCCTAGTGGTCGGGATGATGGCCGGATCCGAGGGCCTCGGCGGGATCCCATTCGAGAGCTACGACGACGCCTACCGGATCGGCACGATCGCCCTGGTCCTCATCCTCTTCGACGGAGCGCTGAACACGCCCGTCGCGGCCCTGCGAAGATCCCTGGCCCCCGCCGGCCTCCTCGCGACGGTCGGGGTCGTGCTCACAGCGGGCATCACGGCCGGCATCGGGATTCTGGTCGGGCTGCCCGTCCCGATTGCCGTGCTCACCGGATGCGTGGTCTCCTCGACCGACGCCGCGGCCGTCTTCTCCGTGCTTCGCGGGGGAGGCATCCACCTGCGAGGCCAGCTGGGCCCGATCATCGAGGTCGAGTCCGGACTGAACGATCCGATGGCCGTACTCCTCACGATGGTCGGAACCGAGATCATCCTGGGCACGACGACACTCGGCGGCGAGACCGGCTTCTTCCTCGCACAGCAGCTTGTGATCGGAGCGGCCGGCGGCGTCGCCATCGGGTACGGGGGACAGTTCCTGCTCGCCGGAATCCGACTGCCCTCCCCCGGCCTCTACCTCGCGTTTACGGTCGCCTTCGCGTTTCTCGCGTACGGTCTGCCGTCGAGCGTCGGCGGGAGCGGATTCCTCTCCGTCTACATCGCGGGAATCCTTCTCGGCGATGGCCCTCTTCCTTACCGACCCGGCGTTCGCCGCGTCCATGAGGCCCTCGCGTGGCTCGCGCAGATCACGATGTTCCTTCTGCTCGGGCTGCTCGTGTTCCCGTCGCGACTCGCAGCCGTTTGGGAAGACGGACTCGCGGTCGGCTTTGCGCTCGCGCTGGTGGCGCGCCCCGCCGCGGTCCTGATCACCCTCCTCCCGATCCGTCTGCCGTTCCCGCACAAGCTCTTCATCTCCTGGGTCGGACTGCGCGGCGCCGTCCCGATCATCCTCGCGACCTACCCGCTCCTGCGCGGCGTTCCGGACGCCTACCTCATCTTCGACGTGGTGTTCTTCGCCGTCCTCGTGAACAACTTCATTCCGGGTTCGACCGTCGCGTGGCTCGCCAAGAAGGCGGACCTCGCCGACCCGCGACCCACCGCGCCGCCCGCGAGCGTCGAGCTGTTCTCGCACGGCGAGTACCCCGGTGAGTTCGTCTGGTACAACCTCGACGCGCGCTCGGCCGTCTCGGGTGCCTACGTGCGCGATCTCCCGCTGCCGGACAACACGGTCGTCACCCTAATCCTGCGCGGCCCGGACGTGGTCCCCCCACGCCGCGACAGCTCACTCTCGCCCGGAGACTACGTGTGCCTCTTCACCCAAACGGACGACCAGAGCTTCCTGAACCTCCTCTTCGGCCGACCCACGAACGAGAGCCTCTAG
- the xylA gene encoding xylose isomerase, translating into MSAPLFDQVEKVTFEGPQSDNPFAYRHYDPDAQVLGKRMEEHVRFAVCYWHNFVFQGQDMFGGDTFDRPWTGDGGMPAAHRKAEVAFELFEKLGAPYFTFHDRDIAPEGATLSETNGFVDEIVAVFEEEMARTGVKLLWGTANLFSNPRFAAGAATNPDPEVFAYGAAQVKKAMDVTHALGGENYVLWGGREGYDTLLNTDLRQETEQFGRFMHLAVEHKHKIGFKGTLLIEPKPMEPTKHQYDSDSAAVHAFLRRFGLEREIALNIEVNHATLAGKSFEHELAYAVANDLLGSVDMNRGDPQNGWDTDQFPNSAEDMTVAFTEILRGGGLKTGGCNFDAKLRRQSIDPHDLLHAHIGGVDTLARGLLQAEKLIEEGRVDAFREERYAGWKEQLGRDILAGRKSLDDLSALVLDTNLEPKAVSGRQEMLENLVNRVR; encoded by the coding sequence ATGTCTGCGCCGCTGTTCGATCAAGTCGAGAAGGTCACCTTCGAGGGCCCCCAGAGCGACAATCCGTTCGCCTATCGCCACTACGATCCGGATGCGCAGGTGCTCGGTAAGCGGATGGAAGAGCATGTGCGCTTCGCCGTCTGCTACTGGCACAACTTCGTCTTTCAGGGGCAGGACATGTTCGGCGGCGACACGTTCGACCGCCCCTGGACGGGCGACGGTGGCATGCCCGCGGCGCATCGAAAAGCCGAGGTCGCCTTCGAGCTGTTCGAGAAGCTCGGCGCTCCCTACTTCACCTTTCACGACCGCGACATTGCACCGGAAGGCGCCACGCTTTCCGAGACCAACGGCTTCGTCGACGAGATTGTCGCTGTCTTTGAGGAAGAGATGGCGCGCACCGGTGTGAAGCTGTTGTGGGGAACGGCGAACCTCTTCAGCAACCCGCGATTCGCCGCGGGTGCCGCCACGAACCCCGATCCCGAGGTCTTCGCGTACGGAGCCGCCCAGGTGAAGAAGGCGATGGACGTCACGCACGCTCTCGGAGGCGAGAATTACGTTCTCTGGGGCGGCCGCGAAGGGTACGACACTCTGCTGAACACCGACCTGCGTCAGGAGACCGAACAGTTCGGCCGCTTCATGCATCTGGCCGTCGAGCACAAACACAAGATTGGCTTCAAAGGGACGCTCCTCATTGAACCCAAACCGATGGAGCCGACGAAGCACCAGTACGATTCCGACTCGGCGGCCGTTCACGCGTTTTTGCGGCGCTTTGGACTCGAGCGCGAGATCGCTCTCAACATCGAGGTGAATCACGCGACGCTCGCCGGCAAGAGCTTCGAGCACGAGCTGGCGTACGCAGTCGCGAACGATCTCCTGGGCAGTGTCGACATGAATCGCGGCGACCCGCAGAACGGGTGGGATACCGACCAGTTCCCGAATAGCGCCGAGGACATGACGGTCGCGTTCACCGAGATCCTGCGCGGGGGCGGCCTCAAGACCGGCGGCTGCAACTTCGACGCGAAGCTTCGCCGTCAGAGCATCGATCCTCACGATCTGTTGCACGCTCACATCGGGGGCGTCGACACGCTGGCCCGTGGCCTCCTCCAGGCGGAGAAGCTGATCGAGGAAGGTCGCGTGGATGCGTTCCGCGAGGAGCGATACGCCGGCTGGAAGGAGCAGCTCGGCCGAGACATCCTTGCCGGGCGCAAGAGCCTCGACGACCTCTCCGCGCTCGTCCTGGACACCAACCTCGAGCCGAAGGCCGTTTCGGGCCGCCAGGAGATGCTAGAGAATCTCGTGAACCGGGTCCGCTGA
- a CDS encoding RNA polymerase sigma factor has protein sequence MARQDWTEIQERLLAGDRAAVLQVNRLVSRVLGQLRAWDFAGEWDDLRQEVLLALVSNAQQDRLRDPRAFEGYVRIITRNKFFDRLSLSKRHHERDTQAWEDENQNRVPPRGSLEAGWEDDPEANAAGLRSEVEHMGEPDRSLLLGTYWAGHTVQEMADTLGLPLGTAKRYQRRALDHLRRRLSEAGLS, from the coding sequence ATGGCCCGACAGGACTGGACCGAGATCCAGGAACGCCTCCTCGCGGGCGACCGCGCAGCCGTTCTGCAGGTGAACCGTCTGGTGTCGCGAGTGCTCGGGCAGCTGCGCGCGTGGGACTTCGCTGGTGAGTGGGACGACCTCCGCCAAGAAGTGCTGCTGGCGCTCGTTTCGAACGCCCAGCAGGATCGACTGCGCGACCCACGCGCATTCGAGGGCTACGTGCGGATCATCACACGCAACAAGTTCTTCGACCGCCTCTCCCTCAGCAAACGCCACCACGAGCGAGATACCCAGGCCTGGGAAGACGAGAACCAGAATCGAGTTCCCCCGAGGGGCTCTCTCGAAGCCGGGTGGGAGGATGACCCCGAAGCCAACGCCGCGGGCCTTCGGTCCGAGGTCGAGCACATGGGCGAGCCCGACCGAAGCCTTCTGCTTGGGACGTACTGGGCGGGCCACACCGTTCAGGAGATGGCCGACACCCTCGGGTTGCCCCTGGGAACGGCGAAACGCTACCAACGCCGCGCGCTCGATCATCTGCGTCGACGACTCTCCGAGGCGGGATTGTCATGA
- the xylB gene encoding xylulokinase: protein MPFLGIDLGTSGVKTLLVDDDQNVLAEATAPLDVSRPQPLWSEQDPAAWWTATEASVAQIRGSHAKELAAVRGIGLSGQMHGATLLDDGDEVLRPAILWNDGRSAAQCAEIEKRERRSREISGNLAMPGFTAPKLLWVAQNEPDIAKRVARVLLPKDYLRLCMTGDHASEMSDSAGTLWLDVAKRAWSPELLAATNLTQAAMPELFEGSAPTGQLRPEVAEAWGVDPGVVVAGGGGDNAAGAIGVGVIDQGQAFLSLGTSGVYFVAGSNYAPNPERAVHAFCHCLPGRWHQMAVILSAASCLTWVTALTGAKDEAALLAEVESADRDSRAVFLPYLSGERTPHNDPEAKGVFFGLTHDTSRADLGRAVLEGVAFALADGQDALLAAGTTIDTVTVIGGGARSHFWGRILASVLGRPLRYAAGGELGPAFGAARLGRLAATGEEPTAVCHAPSADHEAAPEAELVQRYAERRTLYGRLYDSLKESFAAL, encoded by the coding sequence GTGCCGTTTCTCGGAATCGATCTCGGAACCTCGGGCGTAAAGACACTCCTGGTCGACGACGACCAGAACGTTCTGGCCGAGGCGACCGCGCCGCTCGACGTCAGCCGACCGCAGCCCCTTTGGTCCGAACAGGACCCGGCCGCCTGGTGGACGGCGACGGAAGCGAGTGTGGCCCAGATCCGTGGCTCGCACGCAAAGGAGCTCGCCGCCGTGCGAGGTATCGGTCTGTCGGGCCAGATGCACGGCGCGACCCTGCTCGACGACGGAGACGAAGTCCTTCGCCCGGCGATCCTCTGGAACGACGGGCGCAGTGCCGCGCAGTGTGCGGAGATCGAGAAGAGGGAGCGGCGGTCGCGCGAGATCAGTGGCAACCTCGCGATGCCCGGTTTCACCGCACCGAAGCTTCTATGGGTCGCGCAGAACGAACCGGACATCGCGAAGCGCGTCGCACGCGTTCTTCTTCCGAAAGACTACCTTCGTCTCTGCATGACCGGCGATCATGCCTCCGAGATGTCGGACTCGGCGGGTACGCTGTGGCTCGACGTCGCGAAGCGCGCGTGGTCGCCGGAACTCCTCGCCGCGACGAACCTCACCCAGGCCGCGATGCCCGAGCTCTTCGAGGGCTCCGCACCGACTGGGCAGCTTCGCCCCGAGGTCGCCGAGGCGTGGGGAGTCGACCCCGGCGTCGTCGTTGCCGGCGGGGGAGGGGACAACGCAGCAGGCGCGATCGGCGTCGGCGTGATCGACCAGGGCCAAGCCTTCTTGTCGCTCGGCACGTCGGGCGTCTACTTCGTCGCGGGCAGCAACTACGCCCCGAACCCGGAACGGGCCGTGCACGCATTCTGCCACTGCCTCCCGGGACGTTGGCATCAGATGGCGGTCATCCTGAGCGCCGCGAGCTGCCTCACGTGGGTCACCGCACTCACCGGTGCGAAAGACGAAGCCGCACTTCTCGCCGAAGTCGAGTCGGCCGATCGCGACTCTCGCGCCGTCTTCCTTCCGTACCTTTCCGGAGAACGCACGCCGCATAACGACCCTGAAGCCAAGGGCGTGTTCTTCGGGCTCACGCACGATACGTCGCGTGCCGATCTCGGCCGGGCCGTGCTCGAAGGCGTGGCGTTCGCTCTCGCCGACGGCCAGGATGCTCTCCTCGCCGCCGGCACGACGATCGATACGGTCACCGTGATCGGAGGCGGCGCGCGCAGCCATTTCTGGGGCCGAATTCTCGCAAGCGTACTCGGCCGTCCGCTTCGCTACGCCGCCGGCGGCGAGCTCGGGCCGGCCTTCGGGGCTGCGCGCCTCGGACGGCTCGCCGCGACCGGCGAAGAGCCGACCGCCGTCTGCCACGCACCCTCGGCCGACCATGAAGCGGCACCGGAGGCTGAGCTGGTTCAGCGCTACGCGGAACGACGCACTCTCTATGGGCGCCTCTACGATAGCCTGAAAGAATCCTTCGCAGCGCTCTGA